Proteins from one Stenotrophomonas aracearum genomic window:
- the yedA gene encoding drug/metabolite exporter YedA has translation MAATPVPPQAAPRSGLVVLALLLVYVVWGSTYLGIRFALEGGALPLTTVSGARFIVAGSLMYAVLRWRGLPAPTGRQWRNLVIMGLTMLVLGNGMVVLAERTVSSGLAATAVASVPLWMALFGAMRGQHATRGEWLGIAIGFLGVVWLNAGSSLTASPQGLVLLLIAPIGWAFGSVWARGLDLPSPFMTAAGQMLCGGVMLVALGLATGERPTTWPSMNGLLAVAYLCMFGSIVAFTAYVWLLQNVRPALAASYAYVNPVIAVLLGALIGHEHFGPRDLLAMGVILAGVLVLTLARTRRK, from the coding sequence ATGGCCGCCACCCCCGTACCCCCGCAGGCCGCTCCCCGCAGCGGCCTGGTCGTCCTGGCCCTGTTGCTGGTGTACGTGGTCTGGGGGTCCACCTACCTGGGCATCCGTTTCGCCCTGGAGGGCGGCGCGCTGCCGTTGACGACAGTCTCCGGGGCCCGGTTCATCGTGGCGGGCAGCCTGATGTACGCCGTGCTGCGCTGGCGCGGCCTGCCCGCGCCGACCGGCCGGCAGTGGCGCAACCTGGTCATCATGGGCCTGACCATGCTGGTGCTGGGCAACGGCATGGTGGTGCTGGCCGAACGGACCGTCTCTTCCGGCCTGGCCGCCACCGCCGTGGCCTCGGTGCCGCTGTGGATGGCCCTGTTCGGCGCCATGCGCGGCCAGCACGCCACCCGCGGCGAGTGGCTGGGCATCGCCATCGGTTTCCTGGGCGTGGTCTGGCTGAATGCGGGCAGCAGCCTCACCGCGTCCCCGCAGGGCCTGGTCCTGCTGCTGATCGCCCCGATCGGCTGGGCGTTCGGCTCGGTCTGGGCGCGTGGTTTGGACCTGCCCAGCCCCTTCATGACCGCCGCCGGCCAGATGCTGTGCGGCGGCGTGATGCTGGTCGCCCTCGGCTTGGCCACCGGCGAGCGCCCCACCACATGGCCCAGCATGAATGGGCTGCTGGCCGTGGCCTACCTGTGCATGTTCGGCTCCATAGTGGCCTTCACCGCCTATGTGTGGCTGCTGCAGAACGTGCGCCCGGCGCTGGCCGCCAGCTATGCGTACGTCAATCCGGTGATCGCGGTGCTGCTGGGCGCGCTGATCGGCCATGAGCATTTCGGCCCGCGCGACCTGCTGGCCATGGGCGTGATCCTGGCCGGCGTGCTGGTGCTGACCCTGGCCCGGACCCGCCGCAAGTGA
- a CDS encoding MASE1 domain-containing protein — MSTQKVSDAFRSAVGTLPEGLLIVALFATTCWATRQVSLDQFFLPAGVRVAALILCPARFWPYLLLGEYAYYGHLRLPLIEKYGLSWVLISSAFQFPTAAWVVYLHRRHVARQTDTWMLSVAAASAVLIGAGTVIIAHLLWPVPPAEGIVAIAFRSTLGDYVAILTVIPLAALWRQRLDIDWPSFLNSRTTYGLLALLACGFVSILLPQGSVERTTAQLLMAAPVIALTCLQGRLGAALECL; from the coding sequence ATGTCGACACAGAAAGTTTCAGACGCGTTTCGATCAGCTGTAGGAACCCTACCCGAAGGGCTGCTCATTGTTGCGCTGTTCGCCACGACGTGCTGGGCGACCAGGCAAGTCTCACTAGATCAGTTCTTTCTACCGGCAGGGGTGCGTGTTGCAGCGCTGATCCTATGCCCTGCTCGCTTCTGGCCATACTTGTTGCTCGGCGAGTATGCCTACTATGGACACCTGAGACTCCCCCTGATCGAGAAGTATGGCCTCTCTTGGGTCCTGATCTCCTCCGCGTTTCAGTTTCCAACTGCGGCGTGGGTCGTCTACCTGCATCGGCGGCATGTCGCTCGCCAGACGGATACATGGATGCTATCGGTCGCAGCTGCTTCAGCAGTGCTGATCGGAGCAGGAACGGTAATCATTGCCCATCTCCTTTGGCCTGTACCGCCCGCCGAAGGGATCGTGGCGATTGCATTCAGAAGCACGCTTGGCGACTACGTAGCCATCTTGACGGTCATACCCCTGGCGGCGCTGTGGAGACAGCGGTTGGATATCGACTGGCCGTCGTTTCTGAACTCACGTACCACATACGGCTTACTTGCACTGCTGGCTTGCGGCTTCGTCTCGATCCTTTTGCCTCAGGGTTCAGTCGAAAGAACTACTGCTCAACTTCTGATGGCGGCGCCTGTCATCGCGCTGACCTGCCTTCAAGGACGGCTGGGGGCAGCCTTGGAGTGCCTTTGA
- a CDS encoding M28 family metallopeptidase: protein MRMLLLSSCLFVGGLAHAANDLPGGGIDPEALSRHVRILASDEFEGRAPASPGEERTVQYLIEEFRKSGLQPGGPDGSWVQPVPMVRASVDGPVRAELRQKGKARALENGVDVTMQSLRPQASVDIRNAPLVFVGYGIDAPERQWDDYKGVDLHGKIAVMLINDADFEADRPGAFDGKAVTYYGRWTYKFEEAARRGAQGVLIVHETAPAAYGWATVKSSGTSPLFDIERTPEQALAQHVPLRGWMQRSVAEQVFRDAGLDFEAEKRKAMTPGFQPVVLGDATLSAQFKLKREQVVTRNVVAKLPGGAHADEAVIFSAHWDAFGIGQPDAKGDKIRRGAIDNATGVATVLELGRVFAAGPQPQRTLYFVALTAEEKGLLGANYYAAHPLAPLEKTAAVINIEMFSPDGATRDIASWGKGRVSLEGDLERVAKARGRSYSPDPNLEAGFFYRADHFAFARLGVPAITIGPGLDKLEGGVEAGKALREKYFADCYHQACDAWTPTWDPAGHAADTLLVYDLGAELANSRSWPHWEEGSEFRQTRERSDAVRR from the coding sequence ATGCGCATGCTGCTGTTGTCGTCCTGTCTGTTCGTCGGCGGGCTGGCCCACGCGGCCAATGACCTGCCGGGCGGCGGCATCGACCCCGAAGCGCTGTCGCGTCACGTGCGGATCCTGGCCTCGGACGAGTTCGAAGGGCGCGCCCCGGCCTCGCCCGGCGAAGAGCGCACCGTGCAGTACCTGATCGAGGAATTCCGGAAATCCGGCCTGCAGCCGGGCGGCCCGGACGGCAGCTGGGTACAGCCCGTGCCGATGGTGCGCGCCTCGGTCGACGGCCCGGTGCGCGCGGAGCTGCGCCAGAAGGGCAAGGCGCGCGCGCTGGAAAACGGCGTGGATGTGACGATGCAGAGCCTGCGCCCGCAGGCGTCGGTGGATATCAGGAATGCACCGCTGGTGTTCGTCGGCTACGGCATCGACGCGCCCGAGCGCCAGTGGGACGACTACAAGGGCGTGGACCTGCACGGCAAGATCGCCGTCATGCTGATCAACGACGCCGATTTCGAGGCTGATCGCCCGGGCGCCTTCGATGGCAAGGCGGTCACCTACTACGGCCGCTGGACCTACAAGTTCGAGGAAGCGGCGCGGCGTGGTGCGCAGGGCGTGCTGATCGTGCATGAAACCGCCCCGGCGGCGTATGGCTGGGCCACGGTGAAGAGCTCGGGCACCTCGCCGCTGTTCGACATCGAGCGCACCCCGGAGCAGGCGCTGGCCCAGCACGTGCCGCTGCGGGGCTGGATGCAGCGCTCGGTGGCCGAGCAGGTGTTCCGCGACGCCGGGCTGGATTTCGAGGCGGAGAAGCGCAAGGCCATGACCCCCGGCTTCCAGCCGGTGGTGCTGGGCGACGCCACGCTGTCGGCGCAGTTCAAGCTCAAGCGCGAGCAGGTGGTCACCCGCAACGTGGTCGCCAAGCTTCCGGGCGGCGCGCATGCGGATGAGGCGGTGATCTTCTCCGCGCATTGGGACGCGTTCGGCATCGGCCAACCCGACGCCAAGGGCGACAAGATCCGCCGCGGCGCGATCGACAACGCCACCGGCGTGGCCACGGTGCTGGAGCTGGGCCGCGTGTTCGCGGCCGGCCCGCAGCCGCAGCGCACGCTGTACTTCGTAGCGCTCACGGCTGAAGAAAAGGGCCTGCTGGGTGCCAATTATTACGCCGCCCATCCGCTGGCGCCGCTGGAGAAGACCGCGGCGGTGATCAACATCGAGATGTTCAGCCCGGACGGCGCCACCCGCGATATCGCTTCGTGGGGCAAGGGCCGGGTCTCGCTGGAAGGTGACCTGGAGCGCGTGGCCAAGGCCCGTGGCCGCAGCTACAGCCCGGACCCGAACCTCGAAGCCGGCTTCTTCTACCGGGCCGACCACTTCGCCTTCGCCCGCCTGGGCGTGCCGGCGATCACCATCGGCCCGGGCCTGGACAAGCTGGAAGGTGGCGTGGAAGCCGGCAAGGCACTGCGCGAGAAGTACTTCGCCGACTGCTACCACCAGGCCTGCGACGCCTGGACCCCCACCTGGGACCCGGCCGGCCACGCCGCCGACACCCTGCTGGTCTACGACCTGGGCGCCGAGCTGGCCAACAGCCGCAGCTGGCCGCATTGGGAAGAGGGTTCGGAGTTCCGCCAGACCCGCGAGCGAAGCGACGCTGTGCGTCGCTGA
- a CDS encoding MBL fold metallo-hydrolase encodes MYVDPSIFTIDTAFQRNDFDAAYLIVEQGRAAFIDCGTGLAVPAMLAALERAGCTPEQVDWLVLTHVHLDHAGGAGLLMQQLPNATLVVHPRGAPHMIDPTRLVAGATEVYGAEEIARSYGPVLPVPAARIVIAEDGHRVDLAGRSLLCLDTPGHARHHLCVWDERSRSLFTGDTFGLSYRELDSARGAFIVPTSSPVQFDPEPLKQSIARLLALEPQAVYLTHYGRVEDIPALAADLIEQIDAMVEIGRQCDERPDRHRCLVSALTALYLERAQAHGCRLDDAAVERILAMDIELNAQGLACWLDRDRR; translated from the coding sequence ATGTACGTGGACCCCAGCATCTTCACCATCGACACCGCGTTCCAGCGCAATGACTTCGACGCCGCCTACCTGATCGTCGAACAGGGCCGCGCCGCGTTCATCGACTGCGGCACCGGCCTGGCCGTACCGGCGATGCTCGCCGCGCTGGAACGTGCGGGCTGCACCCCGGAACAGGTGGACTGGCTGGTGCTTACCCACGTGCACCTGGACCATGCCGGCGGCGCCGGCCTGCTCATGCAGCAGCTGCCCAATGCCACGCTGGTGGTGCATCCGCGCGGCGCACCGCACATGATCGACCCCACCCGCCTGGTCGCCGGGGCCACCGAGGTCTATGGTGCCGAGGAAATCGCGCGCAGCTACGGCCCGGTGCTGCCGGTGCCGGCCGCGCGCATCGTGATTGCCGAAGACGGACACCGCGTCGACCTGGCCGGACGCAGCCTGCTGTGCCTGGACACGCCCGGGCATGCGCGCCACCACCTGTGCGTGTGGGACGAACGCAGCCGCAGCCTGTTCACCGGCGACACCTTCGGGCTGTCCTACCGCGAGCTGGACAGCGCACGCGGCGCCTTCATCGTTCCCACCTCCTCGCCGGTGCAGTTCGACCCCGAACCGCTCAAGCAGTCCATCGCGCGCCTGCTCGCCTTGGAACCGCAGGCGGTATACCTCACCCACTACGGCCGCGTGGAGGATATCCCCGCGCTGGCCGCCGACCTGATCGAGCAGATCGATGCGATGGTGGAAATCGGGCGCCAGTGCGATGAGCGTCCTGATCGTCACCGCTGCCTGGTTTCAGCACTTACCGCGCTTTATCTGGAGCGCGCGCAGGCGCATGGCTGTCGCCTGGACGACGCCGCAGTGGAGCGCATCCTCGCCATGGACATCGAGCTCAACGCACAGGGCCTGGCCTGCTGGCTGGACCGCGACCGGCGCTGA
- the rarD gene encoding EamA family transporter RarD, with protein MSAVERTPLQEQRRGLAITAFTFTLWGLVPVYWHLLKAVPSQQIIAHRIIWSTVLVVAWLLISNGTGWWKQIAAQPRALPTLALSSLAIAFNWGLYIWAINAGHVIETSLGYFINPLVSVVLGVVVLKERLRGLQWLAVACAALGVTWLTVDAGTPPWIALGLACSFGLYGLLRKMISVDPVAGLGIESLYLFLPAIGFALWSEAGHGGGFFGGWGLRNDLLLILGGAVTALPLIGFAYGVKRIPLSLVGILQYIAPSLGLLLGVFFFHEPFDSAKAIGFAAIWVGLLLFVSDSVYRSRKIPR; from the coding sequence GTGAGCGCAGTGGAAAGGACGCCCCTGCAGGAACAGCGCCGTGGCCTGGCCATCACCGCCTTCACCTTTACCCTGTGGGGGTTGGTGCCGGTGTACTGGCACCTGCTCAAGGCGGTGCCCTCGCAGCAGATCATTGCCCACCGCATCATCTGGAGCACGGTGCTGGTGGTGGCCTGGCTGCTGATCAGCAACGGCACCGGTTGGTGGAAGCAGATCGCCGCGCAGCCGCGCGCGCTGCCCACGCTGGCGCTGAGCAGCTTGGCCATCGCCTTCAACTGGGGCCTGTACATCTGGGCGATCAACGCCGGGCACGTGATCGAAACCAGCCTGGGCTACTTCATCAACCCGTTGGTCAGCGTGGTGCTGGGCGTGGTGGTGCTGAAGGAACGCCTGCGCGGCCTGCAATGGCTGGCCGTAGCCTGCGCCGCACTCGGCGTGACCTGGCTGACCGTCGATGCCGGCACCCCGCCGTGGATCGCGCTGGGGCTGGCCTGCTCGTTCGGCCTGTACGGCCTGCTGCGCAAGATGATCTCGGTGGACCCCGTGGCGGGGTTGGGTATCGAAAGCCTGTACCTGTTCCTGCCGGCCATCGGCTTCGCGCTGTGGAGTGAAGCCGGGCACGGCGGCGGATTCTTCGGCGGCTGGGGCTTGCGCAACGACCTGCTGCTGATCCTGGGCGGCGCCGTCACCGCCCTGCCGTTGATTGGCTTTGCCTATGGCGTAAAACGCATCCCGCTTTCATTGGTTGGCATCCTTCAATACATCGCCCCCAGCCTGGGCCTGCTGCTGGGCGTCTTCTTCTTCCACGAACCGTTCGACAGCGCCAAGGCGATCGGTTTCGCCGCGATCTGGGTAGGCCTGCTGCTGTTCGTCTCCGACAGCGTGTACCGGTCGCGAAAAATCCCCCGGTAG
- a CDS encoding MFS transporter: protein MSISPTLSAPANDKAALKRSISNTLKGSAGNLVEWYDVYVYSVFAVYFESQFFSAADKNSTIYVWAIFAATFLMRPIGAWYFGRFADRYGRRLALTVSVTMMAACSFLIALTPTAATIGGWAALILLFARLLQGFATGGEYGTSATYMSEAAIPGRRGFLSSFHYVTLVGGHVLAQLTLFTMLLFWDKPEISAWGWRIAFGIGGLAAIVVFWLRRTMDESLTEDSIEAAREGRAKASGSMYELFVHQWRPLLLCFLITAGGTVAFYTYSVNGPKMIQSAFAGTDVMTGTLINLGVLTFLMVLQPIGGWLSDIVGRKSLLVFFGVGGVLYSWYLITQLPNQHDPLWAFLTLALGFVILTGYTSINAVVKAELFPTHVRALGVGFGYAMANSLFGGTAPLLYQGALKTDRVGDFAIYVTAIIAVSLVVYVFFLKNKGPNYLDGTLK from the coding sequence ATGAGCATCTCCCCTACCCTTTCAGCGCCCGCCAATGACAAGGCCGCGCTGAAACGTTCGATCTCCAACACCCTGAAGGGCTCGGCCGGCAATCTGGTCGAGTGGTACGACGTCTACGTCTACTCGGTGTTCGCGGTCTACTTCGAATCCCAGTTCTTCTCGGCTGCCGACAAGAACTCCACCATCTATGTGTGGGCGATCTTCGCCGCCACCTTCCTGATGCGCCCGATCGGCGCCTGGTACTTCGGCCGCTTCGCCGACCGTTACGGCCGCCGCCTGGCGCTGACCGTGTCGGTGACCATGATGGCCGCCTGTTCGTTCCTGATCGCGCTGACCCCCACCGCCGCCACCATCGGGGGCTGGGCTGCGTTGATCCTGCTATTCGCGCGCCTGCTGCAGGGCTTCGCCACCGGTGGCGAGTACGGCACCAGCGCCACCTACATGTCCGAGGCGGCCATCCCGGGCCGTCGCGGCTTTCTGTCCTCATTCCACTACGTCACCCTGGTCGGTGGCCATGTGCTGGCACAGCTGACCCTGTTCACCATGCTGCTGTTCTGGGACAAGCCGGAAATTTCGGCGTGGGGCTGGCGCATCGCATTCGGCATCGGTGGCCTGGCCGCCATCGTGGTGTTCTGGCTGCGCCGCACGATGGATGAGTCGCTGACCGAAGATTCCATCGAAGCCGCCCGCGAAGGCCGCGCCAAGGCGTCGGGCTCGATGTACGAGCTGTTCGTGCACCAGTGGCGCCCGCTGCTGCTGTGCTTCCTGATCACCGCCGGCGGCACCGTGGCCTTCTACACCTACTCGGTGAACGGCCCGAAGATGATCCAGAGCGCGTTTGCCGGTACCGACGTGATGACCGGCACGCTGATCAACCTGGGCGTGCTGACCTTCCTGATGGTGCTGCAGCCGATTGGCGGCTGGCTGTCGGACATCGTGGGCCGCAAGAGCCTGCTGGTGTTCTTCGGCGTGGGCGGCGTGCTGTACAGCTGGTACCTGATCACCCAGCTGCCGAACCAGCATGACCCGCTGTGGGCGTTCCTGACCCTGGCCCTCGGCTTTGTGATCCTCACCGGTTACACCTCGATCAACGCGGTGGTGAAGGCCGAGCTGTTCCCGACCCACGTGCGTGCGCTGGGCGTGGGCTTCGGCTACGCAATGGCCAACTCGCTGTTCGGTGGCACCGCGCCGCTGCTGTACCAGGGCGCGCTGAAGACCGACCGGGTGGGCGACTTCGCCATCTACGTCACGGCGATCATCGCGGTGTCGCTGGTGGTGTATGTGTTCTTCCTGAAGAACAAGGGGCCGAACTATCTGGATGGCACCCTGAAATAA